The Streptomyces sp. SS1-1 genome has a segment encoding these proteins:
- a CDS encoding hemolysin family protein encodes MSVLQLLFAALLVLANGFFVGAEFALVSVRRSQVEPLGTARARQVLYGLEHLPRMMAAAQFGITVCSLTLGAVAEPTVAHLLEPVFEWVRLPDGMIHPLTYVIALAAVVFFHLVIGEMVPKNLAMAAPEKVALWLSPGLVYFARFCRPITVALGAVAQAILRLFRVEPKDEVEAVFTSEQLNRLVEDSGQAGLLDPEEQERLEDALELGSRPVTDVLLRRESLVTVSPSVTPGQIVALTARTGYSRFPVAAENGAFMGYLHVKDVLDAEESERAVPQHLWRPMTTLRSELPLDDALTVMRRAATHLAQVADASGRVLGLVALEDVLELLVGEVRDPAHRELPEVRVTGPRIGTGEPEGALAG; translated from the coding sequence ATGAGCGTCCTCCAACTCCTCTTCGCCGCCCTGCTCGTGCTCGCCAACGGCTTCTTCGTCGGCGCCGAGTTCGCCCTGGTCTCGGTCCGCCGCAGCCAGGTCGAACCGCTCGGCACGGCCCGCGCCCGCCAGGTGCTGTACGGCCTGGAGCATCTGCCGCGGATGATGGCCGCCGCCCAGTTCGGCATCACCGTCTGCTCCCTGACGCTCGGGGCGGTCGCCGAGCCGACGGTGGCGCATCTCCTCGAGCCGGTGTTCGAGTGGGTGCGTCTGCCGGACGGCATGATCCATCCGCTGACGTACGTCATCGCGCTCGCCGCGGTCGTCTTCTTCCACCTGGTCATCGGTGAGATGGTGCCGAAGAACCTGGCCATGGCGGCACCGGAGAAGGTCGCGCTGTGGCTGAGCCCGGGCCTGGTGTACTTCGCCCGCTTCTGCCGGCCGATCACCGTCGCCCTCGGCGCGGTCGCGCAGGCGATCCTGCGGCTGTTCCGCGTGGAGCCGAAGGACGAGGTCGAGGCGGTGTTCACCAGCGAGCAGCTCAACCGGCTCGTGGAGGACTCCGGCCAGGCCGGGCTCCTCGACCCCGAGGAGCAGGAGCGCCTGGAGGACGCCCTGGAGCTGGGGTCGCGCCCGGTGACGGACGTCCTGCTGCGGCGCGAGTCGCTGGTCACCGTCAGCCCCTCGGTCACCCCCGGCCAGATCGTCGCGCTCACCGCCCGCACCGGCTACTCCCGGTTCCCGGTCGCGGCCGAGAACGGCGCCTTCATGGGCTATCTGCATGTGAAGGACGTCCTGGACGCGGAGGAGTCCGAACGGGCGGTGCCGCAGCACCTGTGGCGCCCGATGACGACCCTGCGCTCCGAACTGCCTCTGGACGACGCCCTGACGGTGATGCGCCGGGCCGCCACCCATCTGGCTCAGGTGGCCGACGCGTCGGGCCGGGTCCTCGGCCTGGTCGCCCTGGAGGACGTGCTGGAGCTGCTGGTGGGCGAGGTCCGCGACCCGGCCCACCGGGAGCTCCCGGAGGTACGGGTGACCGGCCCCCGGATCGGCACGGGCGAACCGGAGGGAGCCCTGGCCGGCTGA